One region of Sulfuriroseicoccus oceanibius genomic DNA includes:
- a CDS encoding phytoene/squalene synthase family protein — protein MSRSFYLSIRFLPGPVRRPVSLAYLLARATDTVADVASTDAAVRLNVLERMGQAVAGRTCGALAGELAAIADGIDHEGEAALLRQWDALLAAYAASPAEEQVIIQRVIEEIVSGQSGDIQTFEMNASGCDVTSLADAAALERYTYQVAGCVGRFWTEILVECVGAKCIRGDVSQQVALGVEFGQGLQMINILRDLPEDLANGRCYLPADWQRDAGVSPDDPAAMWAAAEPWRRQCRRWVNSGIEYAAALRGVRLRFTAVLPALLAQETLEKLEQADWSALEARVKVSRRDVRRLMGRALGFALSGG, from the coding sequence CTCTTGGCGCGTGCGACCGACACAGTGGCCGATGTGGCGTCTACCGATGCTGCGGTGCGGCTTAATGTGTTAGAGCGCATGGGGCAGGCGGTTGCTGGTCGTACGTGCGGCGCTCTTGCGGGCGAGTTGGCGGCAATTGCGGATGGAATCGATCACGAGGGGGAAGCTGCGTTGTTGCGTCAATGGGATGCATTGCTGGCTGCGTACGCTGCGAGTCCGGCGGAGGAGCAAGTGATCATCCAGCGGGTGATCGAGGAGATTGTCAGCGGTCAGTCCGGCGATATCCAGACGTTCGAGATGAACGCTTCAGGTTGCGACGTCACGTCGCTGGCGGATGCGGCGGCACTCGAGCGCTACACTTACCAGGTGGCAGGTTGTGTCGGGAGGTTCTGGACCGAGATATTAGTGGAGTGTGTGGGAGCGAAGTGCATACGCGGCGACGTGTCGCAGCAGGTGGCGCTCGGTGTGGAGTTTGGCCAGGGGTTGCAGATGATCAACATTCTGCGCGATCTGCCGGAGGACTTGGCGAATGGTCGTTGTTATTTGCCGGCGGATTGGCAACGGGATGCCGGGGTTTCTCCAGACGATCCTGCGGCAATGTGGGCGGCGGCCGAGCCATGGCGCAGGCAGTGCCGGCGCTGGGTGAACTCGGGCATCGAGTATGCGGCTGCGCTACGTGGTGTGCGTTTGCGGTTCACCGCGGTGCTTCCGGCATTGCTGGCGCAGGAAACTTTGGAGAAGCTCGAGCAGGCGGATTGGTCGGCGTTGGAGGCGCGGGTCAAGGTGAGCCGGCGCGACGTGCGGCGCTTGATGGGGCGGGCGCTCGGGTTCGCGCTATCGGGCGGATGA
- a CDS encoding thioredoxin family protein, which yields MAETPSTRILKIGDSVPGFDLPSPATGSSVAFESRACLPAVVMFVCNHCPFVVHLADAIAELANEYSGRIAFFAINSNDVENYPDDAPEKMVEFAEAHGWNFPYLFDEDQSVARAWAAACTPDFFLTDGNGQLVYCGQFDDSRPARWAKTDAEVTGADLRDAIDRVLLGMEPKENQMPSTGCNIKWIKGNEPPYFG from the coding sequence ATGGCTGAAACACCATCGACACGTATTCTGAAAATTGGGGACTCCGTTCCTGGCTTCGACCTGCCGTCACCGGCGACTGGGTCGTCGGTTGCATTTGAATCGCGCGCCTGTCTGCCTGCGGTGGTGATGTTTGTTTGTAATCACTGTCCGTTTGTCGTGCACCTCGCCGACGCGATAGCAGAACTGGCCAACGAGTATTCCGGCAGGATTGCGTTTTTCGCCATCAACTCCAACGACGTGGAGAACTATCCGGATGACGCTCCGGAAAAGATGGTCGAGTTCGCCGAGGCGCACGGCTGGAATTTCCCTTATTTGTTTGATGAGGATCAAAGCGTGGCGCGGGCGTGGGCGGCGGCGTGCACGCCGGACTTTTTCCTCACCGATGGCAATGGCCAGCTGGTTTATTGCGGGCAGTTTGATGACTCGCGTCCGGCGCGCTGGGCAAAGACCGATGCCGAGGTGACCGGTGCGGATCTGCGCGACGCGATCGACCGCGTGTTGCTGGGCATGGAGCCGAAAGAGAATCAGATGCCGAGCACTGGATGTAACATCAAATGGATCAAAGGAAACGAGCCGCCGTACTTCGGCTAG
- a CDS encoding thermonuclease family protein, whose protein sequence is MSGYRKSSSKVGWGSGVALVVVAVMVLGQMLFTSKEAGMVASSSTVSINPGGVSSSASRKGDYDVLQSCRLVEHRRNDGDSFHIQTQDGQEHEIRLYYVDTPESYRHKHNGERIGHQAKYFKMADDDEAVELGKEAKAFVLGLLRKNGEFSVLTKWEPVFDSGRYFAFVEVEFDGQKRWLHEVLVEKGYARIYTQGAKMPDGTGVKQRKRALERIEEDARVYGAGGWQ, encoded by the coding sequence ATGTCGGGATATAGAAAATCATCGTCGAAGGTCGGGTGGGGTAGCGGTGTCGCATTGGTGGTCGTTGCGGTCATGGTGCTGGGGCAGATGCTCTTTACCTCAAAGGAGGCGGGCATGGTTGCTTCGTCGTCGACCGTGTCGATTAATCCTGGCGGTGTTTCGTCCAGTGCGTCCCGTAAGGGGGATTACGACGTGCTGCAGAGTTGTCGCTTGGTCGAGCATCGGCGCAACGACGGCGACAGCTTCCATATTCAAACCCAGGACGGTCAGGAACATGAGATCCGGCTGTATTACGTCGATACGCCCGAGTCCTACCGGCATAAGCACAACGGTGAGCGCATCGGTCATCAGGCCAAGTATTTCAAGATGGCGGATGACGACGAGGCCGTGGAGCTGGGTAAAGAGGCCAAGGCATTTGTGCTCGGTCTGCTGCGCAAGAATGGCGAGTTCTCTGTGCTGACCAAATGGGAGCCTGTGTTTGATTCGGGGCGTTATTTCGCGTTTGTCGAGGTCGAGTTCGACGGGCAAAAGCGTTGGTTGCACGAGGTGCTGGTCGAGAAGGGGTATGCGCGGATCTATACACAGGGCGCGAAGATGCCGGATGGCACCGGTGTCAAGCAGCGCAAGCGTGCGTTAGAGCGCATCGAGGAAGACGCCAGGGTCTACGGAGCCGGCGGTTGGCAGTGA